A section of the Spirosoma pollinicola genome encodes:
- a CDS encoding fatty acid--CoA ligase — MIQTKLIPRTAEAHEPPMLIKSMLAQSLKYEPQREIVYRDLFRMNYIQFNQRVRKLANVLTELGIKPGDMVAVFDWDSHRYLECFFGVTSYGAILHTINVRLSPAQILYTMNHAKDKIVLIHEDFLPILAAIKDQLTTVEKFVVLSDKVYTGTAEVKPLNELPEGVEGEYEALLNSASDQYEFPDFDENTWATSFYTTGTTGNPKGVYFSHRQLFMHTMGLLTYIIGYEAMPFKGSTDVYMPITPMFHVHAWGFPFLATMMSAKQVYPGRYEPELLLKLLIAEGVTLSHCVPTILNMLVSSPAAPRFRENLSRWKVIIGGSALTKGLANAATGLGITVISGYGMSETAPILAVGYLNEQEKMCLPEEQIDLRTRAGRIAPFVELRLMDDNGQFVAHDGHSLGEIVARGPWLTQGYYEDPERGADLWKGGWLHTGDVASITTDHWVIVSDRTKDVIKTGGEWVSSLDMEDVLSQVEGIAESAVVGLPDERWGERPHALIIQKPGYALTAEGVKAELQAKVDRGDLHKWYVPDRIVFVQEIPKTSVGKIDKKKIRSEMKELILGK, encoded by the coding sequence ATGATTCAGACCAAACTAATTCCACGTACCGCCGAAGCCCATGAACCGCCCATGCTCATCAAAAGTATGTTGGCACAATCGCTCAAATACGAACCCCAGCGCGAAATTGTTTACCGGGACTTGTTCCGAATGAATTATATTCAGTTCAACCAGCGTGTCAGAAAGCTAGCCAATGTATTGACTGAACTGGGCATTAAACCGGGCGATATGGTTGCTGTCTTCGATTGGGATAGCCACCGTTACCTTGAATGTTTTTTTGGTGTTACCAGCTATGGCGCTATTCTGCATACGATCAATGTCAGGCTATCTCCTGCGCAGATTCTTTACACAATGAATCATGCCAAAGATAAGATTGTTCTGATTCACGAAGATTTCCTGCCCATTCTAGCCGCCATTAAAGATCAACTGACAACCGTTGAGAAATTTGTTGTTCTGAGTGATAAAGTATATACTGGCACCGCCGAAGTAAAACCTCTCAACGAACTCCCTGAGGGTGTTGAAGGTGAGTATGAAGCCTTATTAAACAGTGCATCTGACCAGTATGAATTCCCGGATTTTGACGAGAATACATGGGCTACTTCGTTTTATACCACCGGCACAACGGGTAACCCCAAAGGCGTTTACTTCTCCCATCGGCAGTTGTTCATGCACACAATGGGCTTGCTGACTTACATCATTGGGTATGAAGCCATGCCGTTTAAAGGGTCTACAGACGTATATATGCCCATTACGCCTATGTTCCATGTGCATGCCTGGGGTTTCCCATTTCTGGCAACAATGATGTCGGCAAAGCAGGTGTATCCGGGCCGTTATGAGCCAGAACTGTTGCTAAAGCTCTTGATTGCAGAAGGTGTTACGTTATCCCACTGCGTTCCCACCATATTGAATATGCTTGTCAGCAGCCCCGCTGCACCCAGGTTTAGAGAGAATTTGAGCCGCTGGAAAGTGATTATTGGCGGTTCGGCCCTTACAAAAGGTCTTGCCAATGCGGCAACAGGCTTAGGGATTACGGTCATATCGGGCTATGGTATGTCTGAAACAGCACCGATTCTAGCCGTGGGTTATCTTAATGAACAGGAGAAAATGTGTTTGCCTGAGGAGCAAATTGATCTTCGCACACGTGCCGGTCGCATTGCTCCGTTTGTTGAACTGCGGTTAATGGACGATAATGGCCAGTTTGTAGCACATGATGGGCATTCACTGGGCGAAATCGTGGCTCGGGGCCCCTGGCTCACACAAGGGTATTACGAAGACCCAGAACGAGGTGCCGACCTCTGGAAAGGCGGCTGGCTACATACAGGTGATGTCGCCAGCATTACTACCGACCATTGGGTAATTGTTTCAGACCGTACCAAAGATGTAATCAAAACCGGTGGCGAATGGGTGTCATCACTGGATATGGAAGATGTGTTGTCTCAGGTAGAAGGCATAGCAGAATCAGCCGTAGTTGGCCTTCCCGACGAACGTTGGGGCGAACGTCCGCATGCGCTCATTATTCAAAAGCCAGGCTACGCATTAACTGCCGAAGGCGTAAAAGCCGAGT
- a CDS encoding NupC/NupG family nucleoside CNT transporter, which translates to MERFTGLIGIVLILGIAYALSDNRKAINYRTVGVGLGLQFGLAVFVLKTELGQNLFQGLGYYVDRLLQKANKGAEFVFSSLVRPDVLTKAFGPENSFIFFFKVIPTIIFVAVLVNIFYHLGIMQRVVAVMAKAMKWLMGVSGAEALSNVASTFVGQVEAQIMIKPYLNGMTNSELLASMTGSFACIAGGVLAVYISLGVPAPYLLAASIMAAPGALVISKIVMPETQVSETQGTVKVEIKKIYANLLDAIAAGASEGLKVGFNVIAMLIGFIALIALLDSIMFRLGFYVFNIDYLSLNFLLGKFFSLFAWAMGVPAKDIQAAGALMGTKMVVNEFVAYLDLVKIKQTLEPKTIAIVSFALCGFANFSSIAIQVGGIGELAPKRRSDLARIGFKALICGTLASYMSATIAGLLL; encoded by the coding sequence ATGGAGCGTTTTACTGGACTAATTGGCATTGTTTTAATTCTGGGTATTGCCTATGCCCTCTCTGATAATCGCAAAGCAATAAACTATCGTACCGTTGGTGTAGGACTTGGTCTTCAATTTGGACTGGCGGTGTTTGTCTTAAAAACTGAGCTTGGTCAAAACCTGTTTCAGGGGCTCGGCTATTACGTTGATCGCCTATTGCAAAAAGCAAATAAAGGCGCTGAATTTGTATTCTCATCCCTTGTCAGGCCTGATGTATTGACAAAAGCATTTGGTCCTGAAAACAGCTTTATCTTCTTCTTCAAAGTTATTCCAACAATTATTTTCGTTGCGGTACTGGTCAACATTTTCTACCACCTGGGCATCATGCAACGTGTGGTAGCGGTTATGGCCAAAGCCATGAAATGGCTTATGGGTGTAAGCGGTGCCGAAGCCCTTTCCAACGTAGCGAGCACGTTTGTTGGTCAGGTTGAAGCGCAAATTATGATTAAGCCTTACCTCAATGGCATGACCAACTCCGAGCTACTGGCCAGCATGACAGGATCATTTGCCTGTATTGCCGGGGGCGTTTTGGCAGTATACATCTCACTGGGTGTTCCGGCACCTTACCTGTTGGCAGCCAGTATTATGGCCGCTCCGGGTGCGTTGGTTATCAGCAAAATTGTGATGCCCGAAACGCAGGTTTCTGAAACACAGGGAACGGTAAAAGTAGAAATCAAAAAGATTTACGCCAACCTGCTCGATGCCATTGCTGCTGGAGCCAGCGAAGGCCTGAAAGTAGGTTTCAACGTAATTGCTATGCTTATTGGTTTTATCGCGCTGATTGCCTTACTGGATAGCATCATGTTCCGCTTGGGTTTTTACGTTTTTAATATTGACTATCTGAGCCTTAACTTTCTACTGGGCAAATTCTTCTCTCTTTTTGCCTGGGCAATGGGTGTACCTGCCAAAGACATACAGGCTGCTGGTGCATTGATGGGTACCAAAATGGTTGTTAATGAGTTTGTGGCGTACCTCGATTTAGTAAAGATCAAGCAAACGCTTGAGCCTAAAACAATCGCTATTGTCAGTTTTGCCCTTTGTGGTTTTGCCAACTTCAGCTCTATTGCTATTCAGGTTGGTGGTATTGGTGAATTAGCTCCTAAACGTCGTAGCGACCTTGCCCGAATTGGCTTTAAAGCTCTCATTTGCGGTACATTAGCCAGTTATATGTCAGCAACTATTGCAGGCTTACTTCTTTAG
- a CDS encoding Uma2 family endonuclease: MESIRVHLPEDLRMNDDEFIRFCQDNPDLKFERRKNGDIVFMANTGGETGNTNFELSADFAIWNRQVKFGKFFDSSTAFRLPDTSIMSPDVSAITQNRWDALTPVERRKILHVCPDFILELRSQSDRIKDCFEKMDDWMANGCRLAWLIDVSNQVSYIYRPDQAPQEIAGLGQLSGEDVLPDFELDLTSLL, from the coding sequence ATGGAATCAATACGGGTGCATTTACCGGAGGATTTGCGAATGAACGATGATGAGTTCATTCGGTTTTGTCAGGATAATCCGGACCTGAAATTTGAGCGCCGAAAAAACGGTGATATTGTATTTATGGCTAATACAGGCGGAGAAACAGGTAATACCAATTTTGAATTAAGCGCTGACTTTGCCATTTGGAACCGACAGGTTAAGTTCGGTAAGTTTTTTGACTCGTCAACAGCATTTCGATTACCCGATACATCAATCATGTCGCCTGATGTTTCTGCCATAACACAAAACCGCTGGGATGCCTTAACGCCTGTAGAACGACGTAAGATTTTACACGTATGCCCTGATTTCATACTTGAACTACGTTCACAGTCAGATCGTATAAAAGATTGTTTTGAGAAAATGGACGATTGGATGGCAAACGGTTGCAGATTGGCCTGGTTGATTGACGTATCTAATCAAGTATCGTATATCTACCGGCCTGATCAAGCTCCGCAAGAGATAGCAGGACTAGGCCAATTATCGGGCGAAGATGTTTTGCCCGATTTTGAACTCGATCTGACAAGTCTTCTCTGA
- the ppk1 gene encoding polyphosphate kinase 1, protein MRYPLNTNRTILGNLVSRFTNRPVNTPAQGTDKLAKVSEKVTSVIDQSNYLSRDLSWLKFNERVLDQARNAKPPLSNRTLMERLKFLAISASNMDEFFMIRVGSLYNYLDYHKQRVDYSGLREVPFRKALYTTSHQFFQDQQAVFSEQLLPLFPENGLQLVTYASMAPEEQAEATNYFDRAIYPTLTPMLYDYTHTFPVLLAKVLIFGVVTQNPEEGEIKSLPSEDEDDRQRLSFVQIPANLPRFVSFEREDTIVFIPIEEIVRHNIKKLYRNVEIVSVNLFRITRNGDFTLDENDDDEVDFIDEVRQKIKNRRLGRVTRLEIETKGSGADSQSTIVSPWMLNLLKKRWEIDDLNIFESHTLLDFSSLWQIIGNPEFKDDMPLPHSPVPPLGVSRDKTDDIFELIKQRDLLLHHPYNNFEPVLQLLEQAAEDPHVLAIKITVYRLAKRSRITEALLKAAENGKHVSVLFEVKARFDEENNIREAQRLQKAGCFVIYGISRFKTHTKLLLVVRNEGSRVVRYAHMATGNYNEDTSKLYTDIGLLTTNETYTHDISEFFNVITGHSVPNEYQYLITAPRDMREQLLRLIRVEADNAQRGLQSGICIKVNSLEDKQVIDELYKASQAGVPVRLIVRSICCLRPHRAGLSENITVRSIVGDFLEHTRVYYFHNNGDPKVYGGSADVMVRSFDRRIESLFILADKRVKQQAILILKDNLLDNVNSYELAEDGNFKKCEVPEGGKPFNMHERFFDVTEKEAMDARLFDTELKPVDIAQIEEEYQEGAERAIANI, encoded by the coding sequence ATGCGCTATCCCCTTAACACAAACCGCACCATACTGGGCAATCTGGTTTCCCGTTTCACGAACCGGCCGGTAAATACGCCCGCTCAGGGAACCGATAAGCTGGCAAAGGTGAGCGAAAAAGTAACCAGCGTTATCGACCAGAGCAATTATCTGAGCCGCGATTTGAGCTGGCTTAAATTCAATGAGCGCGTGCTGGATCAGGCCCGAAATGCGAAGCCCCCTCTCAGTAACCGCACACTCATGGAGCGGCTGAAGTTCCTGGCTATTTCGGCTTCGAACATGGACGAGTTTTTTATGATTCGGGTGGGTAGTTTGTATAATTACCTGGATTATCATAAACAGCGTGTCGACTATTCAGGATTGCGCGAAGTGCCCTTTCGGAAAGCGTTATACACTACCTCGCATCAGTTTTTTCAGGATCAGCAAGCTGTCTTTTCTGAGCAACTATTACCTCTTTTCCCCGAAAATGGGCTTCAACTGGTTACCTACGCCAGTATGGCCCCTGAGGAACAGGCCGAAGCAACGAACTATTTTGACCGGGCAATTTATCCAACATTGACCCCAATGTTGTATGACTATACGCATACATTCCCGGTATTGCTGGCCAAGGTGCTCATTTTTGGCGTAGTCACACAAAACCCCGAAGAAGGTGAAATTAAAAGCCTGCCCTCAGAGGATGAAGACGACCGCCAGCGACTTTCCTTTGTTCAGATTCCGGCCAATTTACCCCGTTTTGTATCCTTTGAGCGTGAAGACACCATCGTCTTTATTCCCATTGAAGAAATTGTCCGTCATAACATTAAGAAACTCTACCGAAACGTTGAAATTGTTTCGGTAAACCTGTTCCGGATTACTCGAAACGGTGATTTTACTCTCGATGAAAACGACGACGATGAAGTAGATTTTATTGACGAAGTTCGTCAGAAGATCAAAAATCGTCGGTTAGGCCGGGTAACACGGCTTGAAATAGAAACGAAGGGCAGCGGTGCCGACAGCCAGTCAACTATTGTGTCGCCCTGGATGTTGAACCTGCTAAAAAAACGGTGGGAAATTGATGATTTAAATATTTTCGAATCCCATACGCTCCTTGACTTCTCGTCGCTGTGGCAAATTATCGGTAACCCGGAGTTTAAGGACGACATGCCCCTGCCCCATTCGCCGGTACCACCGCTGGGGGTAAGTCGCGATAAAACCGACGATATTTTTGAGTTGATCAAACAGCGGGATTTACTGCTGCATCACCCATACAACAATTTTGAGCCGGTTCTTCAATTGCTCGAACAAGCAGCCGAAGACCCACATGTATTGGCCATCAAGATTACGGTTTATCGACTGGCCAAGCGGTCCCGCATCACAGAAGCCTTATTGAAAGCTGCCGAAAATGGGAAACACGTATCGGTATTATTTGAAGTAAAAGCCCGTTTCGACGAAGAGAATAATATTCGGGAAGCGCAACGGTTACAAAAGGCCGGTTGCTTTGTTATCTATGGCATCAGCCGATTCAAAACGCACACAAAGTTACTGCTGGTGGTTCGTAATGAGGGCAGTCGGGTGGTGCGCTATGCCCACATGGCAACAGGCAATTACAACGAAGATACCTCAAAGCTCTATACGGATATTGGTCTGTTGACAACCAACGAAACGTATACGCACGACATCTCGGAGTTTTTCAACGTTATTACCGGCCACTCGGTACCCAACGAATACCAATACCTGATTACCGCACCACGCGATATGCGGGAGCAGTTGCTTCGCTTGATTCGCGTAGAGGCCGATAATGCACAACGTGGCTTACAAAGCGGAATTTGCATTAAAGTCAACTCGCTGGAAGACAAGCAGGTAATTGATGAACTATACAAAGCATCGCAGGCGGGTGTACCTGTTCGCTTAATCGTGCGTAGTATTTGCTGTTTGCGCCCACACCGGGCCGGCCTGAGCGAAAACATCACCGTTCGGTCTATCGTTGGCGATTTTCTGGAGCATACGCGTGTTTATTACTTCCATAATAACGGCGACCCCAAAGTATATGGCGGTAGTGCCGATGTAATGGTGAGAAGTTTTGACCGGCGTATTGAGTCTCTTTTCATTCTGGCCGATAAACGGGTAAAGCAGCAGGCCATTCTAATTTTAAAAGATAATCTGCTCGACAACGTCAATTCCTATGAGTTGGCAGAAGACGGAAATTTCAAAAAATGCGAAGTCCCTGAGGGCGGTAAGCCATTCAATATGCACGAACGATTCTTTGACGTAACCGAAAAAGAAGCGATGGACGCCCGGCTATTTGATACCGAACTGAAACCAGTCGATATAGCGCAAATTGAAGAGGAATATCAGGAAGGCGCCGAACGAGCCATTGCCAATATATAA
- the gyrB gene encoding DNA topoisomerase (ATP-hydrolyzing) subunit B, translating to MTNELIEADAPVETALGNYGADNIQVLEGLEAVRKRPSMYIGDVGTRGLHHLIWEVVDNSIDEALAGYCDKITVAINPDNSITVQDNGRGIPTGINTKMGVSALQMAMTMLHAGGKFDKDTYKVSGGLHGVGVSCVNALSTDLRVEVHRDGKIFEQEYKIGIPLYDVRVIGDAEDTGTKTHFKPDGSIFTDTVYKYDTIAGRLRELAYLNKGIHVFLKDLRELDEDGEPTRQDDFFSEGGLVEFVEYLDQTRPALDGMKPIYMENTKGPTPVQVALVYNYEAGENVLSYVNNINTHEGGTHVQGFRSALTRVLKNYADKNPGVLPKNSGKVSFSGEDFRKGLTAVISVKVQEPQFEGQTKTKLGNQDVVSAVSQAMADLLETWLEENPNTARGIVKKVLVSAQARIAADLAYKRIMTERKDFMGGMGLPGKLADCSDTDPEKCELYLVEGDSAGGTAKQGRNRAFQAILPLRGKILNVEKAMEHRIYENEEIKNIWTALGVRLEKKDDETVMNLDKLRYHKIIIMTDADVDGSHIRTLILTLFYRNMKALIDNGYIYIAQPPLYLIKKGKEERYCWTEAQREAAVKELAGGGKEESVGVQRYKGLGEMNAEQLWSTTMNPDSRTLKIVTVESAADADHVFSTLMGDEVAPRREFIERNAKYARVDV from the coding sequence ATGACCAACGAACTTATTGAAGCAGATGCTCCCGTTGAAACTGCATTAGGCAACTATGGTGCCGATAATATCCAGGTTCTGGAGGGTCTGGAAGCTGTACGCAAACGTCCATCCATGTACATTGGCGACGTTGGTACACGCGGTCTCCACCACCTCATCTGGGAAGTTGTCGACAACTCCATTGATGAGGCACTGGCGGGTTACTGCGATAAGATTACGGTAGCCATCAACCCCGACAATTCAATTACGGTGCAGGATAACGGCCGGGGTATCCCGACAGGTATCAATACCAAGATGGGTGTTTCGGCCCTTCAAATGGCCATGACCATGCTGCACGCTGGTGGTAAATTTGATAAAGATACTTATAAAGTTTCCGGCGGCTTACACGGCGTCGGCGTTTCCTGCGTAAATGCCCTGTCAACCGATTTGCGGGTAGAAGTTCACCGCGATGGCAAAATATTCGAACAGGAATACAAAATCGGCATTCCGCTTTATGACGTGCGCGTCATTGGTGATGCGGAAGATACCGGCACAAAAACCCACTTCAAACCGGATGGCAGCATCTTCACCGATACTGTTTATAAGTACGACACCATTGCAGGACGCCTGCGCGAATTGGCTTACCTGAACAAAGGCATTCACGTTTTCCTGAAAGATTTGCGTGAACTGGATGAGGACGGCGAGCCAACACGTCAGGACGATTTCTTTTCGGAAGGTGGCCTGGTTGAGTTTGTCGAATACCTCGACCAGACCCGCCCTGCCCTCGATGGCATGAAGCCCATTTACATGGAAAATACCAAAGGGCCGACGCCTGTTCAGGTCGCCCTGGTGTACAACTATGAGGCTGGCGAAAACGTACTGTCCTATGTAAACAACATCAACACCCACGAGGGTGGTACGCACGTACAGGGTTTCCGCTCTGCCCTGACGCGGGTGCTGAAAAACTATGCGGATAAAAATCCCGGTGTTCTGCCGAAGAACTCGGGCAAAGTTTCGTTCAGTGGCGAGGATTTCCGGAAGGGCCTCACCGCCGTTATATCGGTGAAAGTTCAGGAGCCTCAATTTGAAGGCCAGACGAAAACTAAACTGGGTAATCAGGATGTCGTTAGTGCAGTGAGCCAGGCAATGGCTGACCTGCTCGAAACGTGGCTTGAGGAGAACCCCAATACAGCCCGTGGTATCGTTAAGAAGGTGCTTGTGTCGGCTCAGGCGCGTATTGCGGCTGATCTGGCCTACAAGCGCATCATGACCGAACGTAAGGACTTTATGGGCGGCATGGGACTTCCCGGCAAACTTGCCGACTGCTCTGACACCGACCCTGAAAAGTGTGAACTTTATCTGGTAGAGGGTGACTCCGCTGGCGGAACAGCCAAGCAGGGTCGTAACCGGGCGTTTCAGGCTATTCTTCCCCTACGTGGTAAGATCCTGAACGTAGAGAAGGCTATGGAACACCGGATTTACGAGAACGAAGAGATCAAAAATATATGGACTGCTCTCGGTGTTCGGCTCGAAAAGAAAGACGATGAAACGGTGATGAACCTGGACAAGCTCCGGTATCATAAAATCATCATCATGACCGATGCCGACGTAGATGGCAGCCACATCCGAACGTTGATCCTGACGCTGTTCTATCGCAACATGAAGGCGCTGATCGACAACGGGTATATTTACATTGCTCAGCCACCTTTGTACCTCATTAAAAAAGGCAAGGAAGAGCGGTATTGCTGGACAGAAGCCCAGCGCGAAGCAGCGGTGAAAGAACTGGCGGGCGGTGGCAAAGAAGAAAGTGTAGGCGTTCAACGCTACAAAGGTCTCGGTGAAATGAATGCCGAACAGCTCTGGAGCACCACCATGAACCCCGACAGCCGAACGTTGAAAATCGTAACGGTTGAGTCAGCCGCCGATGCCGATCACGTCTTCTCGACCTTAATGGGTGACGAAGTGGCCCCAAGGCGTGAGTTCATCGAACGAAATGCGAAATACGCCCGAGTGGATGTTTAA
- a CDS encoding alanine dehydrogenase — protein MTGFEELAKQTALYPKESPLAVKTNRNSLLIGLPKEVSLQENRIALTPEAVAILVRNGHNVIVEQGAGEKAKFSDTEYSEAGAQIAPSPKEVYEANLILKVEPLVDAEFDHVQSGSTVISALNLPVHDRAYFEKINSKNLTSFGYEFIEDQGGNLPVIRSMSEIAGSTVMLIAGEYLSNADNGRGIILGGITGVPPTKVVMLGAGTVTEYAVRTALGMGADIKVFDKHLYKLQRLKYAVGQHVYTSIIDSDTLAEAIQRADVVIGAMRADDAMSPVVVTEEMIGRMKPDSVIIDVSIDQGGNFETSRMTTHKQPTFKHMGVIHYCVPNIAARVAYTASMALSNIFLPFLLETGTTGGIEQMMYANRWFMKGVYTHKGTLTNAYIARKFNMRFKDLDLLLAARF, from the coding sequence GTGACTGGATTTGAGGAATTGGCCAAACAAACGGCCCTCTACCCGAAAGAATCTCCGCTGGCGGTAAAGACCAACCGGAATAGCCTGCTTATCGGTTTACCAAAAGAAGTTTCGCTTCAGGAAAACCGGATCGCGCTCACGCCCGAAGCGGTAGCTATTCTGGTGCGAAATGGTCATAATGTGATCGTTGAGCAGGGCGCAGGCGAGAAAGCCAAATTCTCAGATACTGAATATAGCGAAGCCGGAGCGCAGATTGCTCCCTCGCCAAAAGAAGTCTACGAAGCCAACCTCATCCTTAAAGTAGAGCCCTTGGTCGACGCCGAATTTGACCATGTCCAGTCGGGTAGCACCGTCATCTCTGCACTGAATTTACCTGTTCATGACCGGGCCTATTTCGAGAAAATAAACAGTAAAAATCTCACCTCATTTGGCTACGAATTCATTGAAGATCAGGGCGGTAACTTGCCAGTAATACGCTCGATGAGCGAGATTGCAGGCAGCACCGTCATGCTCATTGCGGGCGAGTATTTGAGCAATGCCGACAACGGCCGGGGCATTATATTGGGCGGCATTACGGGCGTTCCACCCACGAAAGTAGTGATGCTGGGTGCCGGAACTGTTACTGAATATGCCGTTCGTACAGCCCTTGGCATGGGTGCAGATATAAAAGTATTCGACAAACATCTGTACAAACTTCAGCGGCTTAAGTACGCGGTTGGGCAGCACGTCTACACCTCCATTATCGACTCCGACACCTTGGCCGAAGCCATTCAGCGGGCCGACGTGGTTATTGGCGCCATGCGGGCCGATGATGCCATGAGCCCGGTCGTTGTAACCGAAGAAATGATTGGCCGCATGAAACCCGACTCGGTTATTATTGATGTGTCGATTGATCAGGGGGGGAATTTCGAAACCTCCCGCATGACGACCCACAAACAGCCCACGTTTAAACATATGGGCGTTATTCACTACTGCGTACCCAATATTGCGGCCCGCGTCGCCTACACGGCTAGTATGGCCCTTAGCAACATCTTCCTGCCCTTTTTACTGGAAACCGGCACAACTGGCGGCATCGAACAGATGATGTATGCGAACCGTTGGTTTATGAAAGGTGTTTATACACACAAGGGCACGCTTACCAACGCCTACATCGCGCGCAAGTTCAACATGCGCTTCAAAGATTTAGACCTCTTGCTGGCCGCCCGGTTTTAA
- the tsaE gene encoding tRNA (adenosine(37)-N6)-threonylcarbamoyltransferase complex ATPase subunit type 1 TsaE yields MILHLDHLDELDTVARQLLADGRQQSVWLFEGDMGAGKTTIIKAICQTLGVVSIVQSPTFSIVNEYTTHEGHSVYHFDCYRLRNEAEALDIGIEEYLDSGNFCFIEWPERITSLWPASYYQVHISADEDGRRTVETKFVD; encoded by the coding sequence ATGATTCTGCATCTTGACCATCTCGACGAACTTGACACGGTTGCCCGCCAATTACTGGCCGATGGCAGACAACAGTCGGTGTGGTTGTTTGAGGGTGATATGGGTGCCGGTAAAACCACGATCATTAAAGCCATTTGCCAAACATTGGGCGTTGTCAGTATCGTACAAAGTCCCACGTTTTCGATTGTGAATGAATACACCACCCACGAAGGGCATTCGGTGTACCATTTCGATTGTTACCGGCTTCGGAATGAAGCCGAAGCGTTGGACATTGGTATTGAAGAGTACTTGGATTCGGGCAATTTCTGCTTTATCGAATGGCCGGAGCGTATCACCTCGCTTTGGCCCGCTTCGTATTATCAGGTGCATATTTCGGCGGATGAAGATGGTCGCCGAACAGTGGAAACGAAATTTGTGGACTAG